A DNA window from Mustelus asterias unplaced genomic scaffold, sMusAst1.hap1.1 HAP1_SCAFFOLD_2555, whole genome shotgun sequence contains the following coding sequences:
- the LOC144489798 gene encoding histone H3.3A-like, translating to MACTKQTARKSTGGKAPRKQLATKAARKSAPSTGGVKKPHRYRPGTVALREIRRYQKSTELLIRKLPFQRLVREIAQDFKTDLRFPSAAIGALQEASEAYLVGLFEDTNLCAIHAKRVTIMPKDIQLARRIRGERA from the coding sequence ATGGCTTGTACCAAGCAGACTGCCCGTAAATCCACCGGCGGCAAAGCGCCCAGGAAGCAACTGGCCACCAAGGCGGCCCGGAAAAGCGCCCCGTCCACCGGCGGAGTGAAGAAACCTCATCGCTACAGGCCCGGCACTGTCGCTCTGCGAGAAATCCGCCGATACCAGAAATCTACAGAGTTGCTTATCCGTAAGCTGCCCTTCCAGCGTCTGGTGAGGGAAATTGCCCAGGACTTCAAAACTGACCTGAGGTTTCCGAGTGCTGCAATTGGAGCTTTGCAGGAAGCTAGTGAGGCCTACTTGGTTGGCTTGTTCGAGGACACCAATTTGTGTGCCATCCATGCCAAAAGAGTGACCATAATGCCCAAAGACATCCAGCTGGCACGACGGATCCGGGGGGAGCGTGCTTAA